A genomic stretch from Candidatus Zixiibacteriota bacterium includes:
- a CDS encoding Glu/Leu/Phe/Val dehydrogenase, with product MPEKKPSLFNNVVKQFNKAADLINLDPDIQKILQTTNNEITIHFPVKMDDGRIEVFSGYRVQHNDILGPYKGGLRYHPMVDIDEVRALAAWMTWKSAIADIPFGGAKGGIQLDPSKYAFKELERITRRFTFALGNNIGPEYDIPAPDVNTNAQIMAWILDTYLSTIPPHERQRCKHVVTGKPIEAGGSQGREKATGQGIVFTIEAWAKDHNFDIGEATYIIQGFGNVGSWVARLLKTHGSKLLAVEDATGAVTNLKGIDADELTDYIKKHGGVKGFSKTENIDHETFMRTKADIFIPAAMENQITAETAPWLNVKLVAEGANGPTDIDGDKILQEKRIDLIPDILCNSGGVIVSYFEWLQNKRSEFCELEEIDAKLQKKIVYAYEKVHRAAREYFVDLRTAAYVVALSRLEKVYKERGIFP from the coding sequence AAACAGTTCAATAAGGCTGCGGATTTAATAAATCTCGATCCTGATATACAAAAAATCCTTCAAACAACTAACAACGAAATCACAATCCATTTCCCTGTAAAAATGGACGATGGACGAATCGAAGTGTTTTCCGGATACCGGGTACAGCATAACGATATACTTGGCCCCTATAAAGGTGGGTTACGATATCATCCGATGGTTGATATTGATGAAGTGCGTGCCCTTGCTGCCTGGATGACCTGGAAGAGCGCTATTGCTGATATCCCCTTTGGCGGCGCTAAGGGAGGAATCCAGCTTGATCCTTCAAAGTATGCGTTTAAAGAACTTGAACGGATTACTCGTCGATTCACCTTTGCTCTGGGCAACAACATCGGGCCCGAATATGATATTCCAGCGCCTGATGTAAATACAAATGCCCAGATAATGGCTTGGATTCTCGATACGTATTTATCGACTATACCGCCACACGAAAGGCAGAGATGCAAACATGTGGTAACAGGCAAACCGATTGAAGCTGGCGGCAGTCAGGGACGTGAAAAGGCAACCGGACAAGGCATCGTTTTCACAATCGAGGCTTGGGCTAAAGATCACAATTTTGACATTGGAGAAGCTACATACATTATCCAGGGATTTGGTAATGTTGGCTCCTGGGTGGCTCGATTACTAAAAACACATGGTTCTAAGTTGTTGGCTGTTGAGGATGCTACCGGAGCGGTCACTAATCTCAAGGGCATCGATGCTGATGAACTCACAGATTATATTAAAAAGCATGGAGGAGTTAAGGGTTTCTCAAAAACTGAAAATATCGACCATGAAACATTCATGCGCACAAAGGCTGATATCTTTATACCAGCCGCTATGGAAAATCAAATTACAGCAGAAACAGCGCCTTGGTTAAATGTTAAACTTGTTGCGGAAGGAGCCAACGGCCCTACTGATATCGATGGTGATAAGATTCTTCAAGAAAAAAGAATAGATTTAATCCCGGATATCCTTTGCAATTCCGGTGGTGTAATTGTCAGCTACTTCGAATGGCTTCAGAACAAACGAAGTGAATTTTGCGAACTTGAGGAAATCGACGCTAAATTGCAGAAAAAAATCGTTTACGCTTATGAAAAAGTGCATCGTGCCGCTCGGGAATACTTTGTCGATTTGCGAACAGCCGCTTATGTGGTAGCACTCTCTCGTTTGGAGAAGGTCTATAAAGAGAGAGGAATTTTCCCATAG